The following are encoded together in the Streptomyces tsukubensis genome:
- a CDS encoding ATP-binding protein: protein MRRFFHPDEAPDGAPAPLSWSGALPLELDSFFGRSEESAALAGMLERARLVTVTGAGGVGKSRLTLRAAASARSRFPGGARLVELSSVRDPALVEYAVADAAGLLDQTLRPPREALLDHLTGQSTLLLLDGYEHVLEECAALVRDLLRRVPGLVVLAAGRRPLTVAGERVLHLAPLPVADAAALLADRAAACLPGFALHEGNRATVHHLCERLDRLPLAVELAAGRLRALSPAQLLARLDDGFDLLTGGTPRTPERHRSLHTAVGFSHELCSPRERLLWARLTVFAGPFELEAAEYICGGDELPAESILDVLDELLAQSVVSREETPTGVRYRMLDTVRAYGARWLTAVGDATRMRRRHRDWYTGLATWCELDWFSPRQAEVAARLESELADVRAALEYSLTEPGEERLGQYLAGTLWFYWVGCGRLAEGRHWLERGVELTDGHAESRLKCLWVLGYVAVLQGDTVGALRALQECADEAERVGSATAAAYAEHRTGCVALLNDDPEHAEELLSSALESYRRLGELNSNVLMGQVELAMALAFQGELDEAVRLCEEVREVCEDHGELWALAYALYVLGFAAWTRGDLTEARALVQRCLALDHAFHDLLGSVLAMELLALFVVSEGDAVEAAVLQGAAGRMWGSVGLPLFGSANFGAPHRACETRARAALGTARYEEAVREGALLAPNVAVTRALTLAGAPAGPSEDGAEETRDTREPAASRPVRGGEAAG, encoded by the coding sequence TCACGCTGCGTGCGGCGGCCTCGGCCCGGTCCCGTTTCCCCGGCGGGGCGCGGCTGGTGGAGTTGTCCTCGGTACGCGACCCGGCACTGGTCGAGTACGCCGTCGCCGACGCCGCGGGGCTGCTGGACCAGACTCTTCGCCCGCCGCGCGAGGCACTGCTCGACCACCTCACGGGGCAGTCCACCCTCCTTCTCCTCGACGGGTACGAGCACGTGCTGGAGGAATGCGCGGCTCTCGTGCGCGACCTGCTCCGCCGGGTCCCGGGCCTGGTCGTGCTCGCGGCGGGCAGGAGGCCGCTCACGGTGGCGGGCGAGCGGGTGCTGCATCTGGCGCCGCTGCCGGTGGCGGACGCCGCGGCGCTTCTCGCCGACCGGGCCGCCGCCTGCCTGCCGGGCTTCGCCCTCCATGAGGGGAACCGCGCGACCGTTCACCATCTGTGCGAGCGTCTCGACCGGCTGCCGCTCGCCGTGGAACTGGCGGCCGGGCGGCTGCGGGCACTGTCGCCCGCGCAGTTGCTCGCCCGCCTGGACGACGGCTTCGATCTCCTGACCGGAGGGACCCCCAGGACGCCGGAACGCCACAGGAGTCTGCACACTGCTGTCGGCTTCAGCCACGAGTTGTGCTCCCCGCGGGAGCGGCTGCTGTGGGCGCGGCTGACGGTGTTCGCCGGCCCCTTCGAGCTGGAGGCCGCCGAGTACATCTGCGGCGGCGACGAGCTGCCCGCCGAGTCGATCCTCGACGTGCTCGACGAACTGCTCGCGCAGTCGGTGGTGTCCCGCGAGGAGACGCCGACCGGGGTCCGCTACCGGATGCTGGACACCGTGCGGGCCTACGGCGCCCGGTGGCTCACCGCGGTGGGCGACGCCACGCGGATGCGCCGCAGGCACCGTGACTGGTACACGGGGCTCGCCACCTGGTGCGAGCTCGACTGGTTCTCGCCGCGCCAGGCGGAGGTGGCGGCCCGTCTTGAGAGCGAACTGGCCGATGTGCGCGCGGCACTTGAGTACTCGCTGACCGAACCGGGCGAGGAGCGGCTCGGTCAGTATCTGGCGGGCACCCTCTGGTTCTACTGGGTCGGCTGCGGCCGTCTGGCGGAGGGCAGGCACTGGCTGGAGCGGGGCGTGGAGCTGACCGACGGGCACGCGGAGTCCCGTCTCAAGTGCCTCTGGGTACTCGGATATGTGGCCGTGCTCCAGGGGGACACGGTGGGCGCGCTGCGCGCTCTCCAGGAGTGCGCGGACGAGGCGGAGCGGGTGGGCAGCGCCACGGCGGCCGCCTACGCCGAGCACCGCACGGGATGTGTGGCGCTGCTGAACGACGATCCCGAGCACGCCGAGGAGTTGCTGAGTTCGGCGCTGGAGAGCTACCGGCGGCTGGGCGAGCTGAACAGCAATGTGCTGATGGGCCAGGTGGAGCTGGCGATGGCGCTGGCGTTCCAGGGCGAACTCGACGAAGCGGTGAGGCTCTGCGAGGAGGTCAGGGAGGTCTGCGAGGACCACGGCGAACTCTGGGCTCTGGCCTACGCGCTCTACGTGCTCGGCTTCGCCGCCTGGACCCGCGGCGATCTCACCGAGGCGCGCGCCCTGGTACAGCGCTGCCTCGCCCTCGACCATGCCTTCCACGATCTGCTCGGCTCGGTGCTCGCGATGGAGCTGCTCGCCTTGTTCGTCGTGTCGGAGGGCGACGCGGTGGAGGCCGCGGTGCTCCAGGGGGCGGCGGGGCGGATGTGGGGTTCGGTCGGGCTGCCGCTCTTCGGTTCGGCCAACTTCGGCGCGCCGCACCGCGCCTGCGAGACACGGGCCCGCGCGGCGCTGGGTACGGCGCGGTACGAGGAGGCCGTGCGGGAGGGCGCGCTGCTGGCCCCGAACGTGGCCGTGACACGGGCCCTCACCCTCGCGGGGGCGCCCGCGGGGCCGTCGGAGGACGGGGCCGAGGAGACCAGGGACACACGTGAGCCCGCCGCTTCCCGCCCGGTGAGGGGCGGGGAGGCGGCGGGCTGA
- the rpsD gene encoding 30S ribosomal protein S4 — protein sequence MPNQSRPKVKKSRALGIALTPKAVKYFEARPYPPGEHGRGRKQNSDYKVRLLEKQRLRAQYDISERQMARAYDRARKAGGKTGEALVIELERRLDALVLRSGIARTIYQARQMVVHGHIEVNGQKVDKPSFRVRPDDVVMVRERSREKVPFQVAREGGYDTDGETPRYLQVNLKALAFRLDRDPNRKEIPVICDEQLVVEYYAR from the coding sequence GTGCCTAACCAGTCGCGTCCCAAGGTCAAGAAGTCCCGTGCGCTCGGTATCGCACTGACGCCGAAGGCCGTCAAGTACTTCGAGGCCCGCCCCTACCCGCCGGGCGAGCACGGCCGTGGACGCAAGCAGAACAGTGACTACAAGGTCCGTCTGCTGGAGAAGCAGCGTCTGCGCGCCCAGTACGACATCAGCGAGCGCCAGATGGCGCGTGCCTACGACCGCGCCCGCAAGGCCGGCGGCAAGACCGGCGAGGCGCTGGTCATCGAGCTGGAGCGTCGTCTCGACGCCCTGGTTCTGCGTTCGGGCATCGCCCGCACCATCTACCAGGCCCGCCAGATGGTCGTGCACGGTCACATCGAGGTCAACGGCCAGAAGGTCGACAAGCCCTCCTTCCGTGTCCGTCCCGACGACGTGGTGATGGTCCGCGAGCGCAGCCGCGAGAAGGTCCCCTTCCAGGTTGCCCGCGAGGGTGGTTACGACACCGACGGTGAGACCCCGCGCTACCTCCAGGTCAACCTGAAGGCGCTGGCGTTCCGCCTGGACCGTGACCCGAACCGCAAGGAAATCCCGGTCATCTGCGACGAGCAGCTCGTCGTCGAGTACTACGCCCGCTGA
- a CDS encoding DUF2470 domain-containing protein yields MPSAAERTRTLVQSTCSSVLLVPGLNGAPVHQLMPEARSVGADGDLHLTFAADSPVVRAASRAKDDELSAVLELTDVAPVSVPHRIRGRAWLSGWLTRLPDDAPESRAVAGPAGVLGPSEWATLRLETGDISVDDLWGTEQVEAEEFATAAADPLVEYEAELLQHLHTGHSAEVQRLRELLGTREEAAGSLAVPVALDRFGLRVRFTGVQCFDARFDFPEPVRDVHGLRRAMHILFDAVSR; encoded by the coding sequence ATGCCGTCAGCAGCCGAGCGCACACGAACTCTCGTACAGAGTACATGCTCGTCAGTGCTGCTCGTCCCCGGGCTGAACGGCGCCCCCGTCCACCAGCTGATGCCCGAGGCGCGGTCCGTGGGTGCCGACGGCGATCTCCATCTGACGTTCGCCGCCGACTCACCCGTCGTACGGGCCGCCTCACGCGCCAAGGACGACGAACTCTCCGCCGTGCTTGAGCTCACCGATGTCGCGCCCGTCTCCGTACCGCACCGCATCCGGGGCAGGGCCTGGCTCTCCGGGTGGCTCACCCGCCTGCCCGACGACGCTCCCGAGAGCCGGGCGGTGGCCGGGCCCGCCGGTGTCCTCGGCCCCTCGGAGTGGGCGACGCTCCGCCTGGAGACGGGTGACATCAGCGTCGACGACCTGTGGGGGACGGAGCAGGTCGAGGCGGAGGAGTTCGCCACCGCGGCCGCCGATCCCCTGGTCGAGTACGAGGCGGAGCTGCTCCAGCACCTGCACACGGGCCACTCGGCCGAGGTGCAGCGGCTGCGGGAACTGCTCGGGACCCGTGAGGAGGCGGCCGGCTCACTCGCCGTACCCGTCGCCCTCGACCGGTTCGGGCTGCGGGTGCGGTTCACCGGCGTCCAGTGCTTCGATGCCCGCTTCGACTTCCCCGAGCCCGTGCGGGACGTGCACGGACTGCGCCGGGCGATGCACATCCTCTTCGACGCGGTCTCCCGCTGA
- a CDS encoding replication-associated recombination protein A yields MEPDLFTAAAEERQEKDPASSPLAVRMRPRVLDEVVGQQHLLKPGSPLRRLVGEGGGGPAGPSSVILWGPPGTGKTTLAYVVSKATNKRFVELSAITAGVKEVRAVIDGARRATGGYGKETVLFLDEIHRFSKAQQDSLLPAVENRWVTLIAATTENPYFSIISPLLSRSLLLTLEPLTDEDLRGLLRRAVTDERGLGGSLTLPEDAEAHLLRIAGGDARRALTALEAGAGSALAQRETEITLRTLEESVDRAAVKYDRDGDQHYDVASALIKSIRGSDVDAALHYLARMIEAGEDPRFIARRLMISASEDIGLADPTALPTAVAAAQAVAMIGFPEAALTLSHATIALALAPKSNAATTAIGAALEDVRKGLAGSVPPHIRDGHYKGAAKLGHAQGYVYPHDVPGAIAAQQYAPDEVKDKRYYTPTRYGAEARYADVVDKVRERLRGDG; encoded by the coding sequence GTGGAACCTGATCTGTTCACCGCCGCCGCAGAAGAGCGCCAGGAGAAGGACCCGGCAAGCAGCCCCCTGGCCGTCCGGATGCGCCCGCGCGTCCTCGACGAGGTCGTCGGCCAGCAACACCTGCTCAAACCCGGGTCGCCGCTGCGCCGACTGGTGGGGGAGGGCGGGGGCGGCCCCGCCGGGCCCTCGTCGGTGATCCTGTGGGGACCGCCGGGCACCGGCAAGACCACCCTCGCCTACGTGGTGAGCAAGGCCACCAACAAGCGGTTCGTGGAGCTCTCCGCGATCACCGCGGGCGTCAAGGAGGTGCGGGCCGTCATCGACGGAGCCCGCAGGGCCACCGGTGGCTACGGCAAGGAGACGGTCCTCTTCCTGGACGAGATCCACCGCTTCAGCAAGGCCCAGCAGGACTCCCTGCTGCCCGCCGTGGAGAACCGCTGGGTGACGCTCATCGCGGCCACCACCGAGAATCCGTACTTCTCGATCATCTCGCCCCTGCTCTCCCGCTCGCTGCTGCTGACCCTGGAGCCGCTCACCGACGAGGACCTGCGGGGACTGTTGCGCAGGGCGGTCACCGACGAGCGGGGGCTCGGCGGTTCGCTCACCCTTCCCGAGGACGCGGAGGCCCACCTCCTGCGCATCGCGGGAGGTGACGCCCGACGTGCCCTGACCGCCCTGGAGGCCGGAGCGGGATCGGCACTCGCCCAGCGGGAGACGGAGATCACCCTCCGGACGCTGGAGGAGTCGGTCGACCGCGCGGCGGTGAAGTACGACAGGGACGGCGACCAGCACTACGACGTGGCGAGCGCGCTGATCAAGTCGATCCGGGGCTCGGACGTCGACGCGGCACTGCACTATCTGGCGCGGATGATCGAGGCGGGCGAGGACCCGCGTTTCATCGCGCGCAGGCTGATGATCTCGGCCAGCGAGGACATCGGCCTCGCCGACCCGACGGCGCTGCCCACCGCGGTCGCCGCGGCCCAGGCCGTCGCCATGATCGGCTTCCCCGAGGCCGCCCTCACCCTCAGCCACGCCACCATCGCGCTCGCGCTCGCGCCCAAGTCCAACGCGGCGACCACCGCCATCGGCGCCGCCCTCGAAGACGTACGCAAGGGACTGGCGGGGTCCGTGCCGCCCCACATCCGCGACGGCCATTACAAGGGCGCGGCCAAGCTCGGCCACGCCCAGGGCTATGTCTACCCGCACGATGTCCCGGGCGCGATCGCCGCCCAGCAGTACGCACCGGACGAGGTCAAGGACAAGCGGTACTACACGCCCACGCGGTACGGCGCGGAGGCACGCTACGCGGATGTGGTGGACAAGGTGCGCGAACGGCTGCGCGGAGACGGCTGA
- a CDS encoding vitamin K epoxide reductase family protein, whose translation MTNSTAVTDSPSNDHEEPESAPHTVGGGRVFALMLVITGAAGLLAAWVITLDKFKLLEDPNFTPGCSLNPVVSCGSVMKSDQAAVLGFPNPMLGIATYAVVICVGMSLLGRARFPRWYWLTFNFGTLFGVGFCTWLQFQSLYRINALCLWCSLAWVATIIMFWYVTAHNVRHRFLPAPSWVRGLFAEFTWVLPVLHIGIIGMLVLTRWWDFWTS comes from the coding sequence ATGACCAACTCGACAGCAGTGACGGACAGCCCCTCCAACGACCACGAGGAACCGGAGAGCGCGCCACACACGGTGGGCGGCGGGCGGGTGTTCGCCCTCATGCTGGTGATCACCGGCGCGGCCGGACTGCTCGCCGCGTGGGTCATCACGCTCGACAAGTTCAAGCTCCTGGAGGACCCCAACTTCACCCCCGGGTGCAGCCTCAACCCCGTCGTGTCGTGCGGCAGCGTCATGAAGAGCGACCAGGCCGCCGTCCTCGGTTTCCCCAACCCGATGCTGGGGATCGCCACCTACGCCGTGGTGATCTGCGTCGGGATGAGCCTGCTCGGCCGTGCCCGCTTCCCGCGGTGGTACTGGCTGACCTTCAACTTCGGCACGCTCTTCGGTGTCGGCTTCTGCACCTGGCTCCAGTTCCAGTCGCTCTACCGCATCAACGCGTTGTGCCTGTGGTGCTCCCTGGCGTGGGTCGCCACGATCATCATGTTCTGGTACGTGACCGCGCACAACGTGCGCCACCGCTTCCTGCCCGCCCCCTCCTGGGTCCGTGGCCTCTTCGCCGAGTTCACCTGGGTCCTGCCCGTCCTGCACATCGGCATCATCGGCATGCTCGTGCTGACCCGCTGGTGGGACTTCTGGACGAGCTGA